The following proteins come from a genomic window of Miscanthus floridulus cultivar M001 chromosome 2, ASM1932011v1, whole genome shotgun sequence:
- the LOC136536781 gene encoding uncharacterized protein, with protein sequence MGEPLEDLLEDPMDEETEEVPMFEEPIEIEDSEEDPMEEHEQGGQEGAGVPEGVTLLEFEQGLLEEQQQVQEQERVTELTPLTEEADSLQSRVAEARQDANEAETTFEALSVEKERELKLGAEEKLMAMEKKVSLDAMVVTRLCKEQDELLQTIERLRMEHGMAHEEHDQAFHERD encoded by the exons atgggggaacctctggaggacttgctggaggatccaatggatgaagaaacagaagaggtgCCTATGTTCGAGGAGCCCATCGAGATCGAGGATTCTGAGGAGGATCCTATGGAGGAGCatgaacaaggtggccaggagggagctg gtgttccggagggagtcactCTTCTAGAATTCGAACAAGGACttctggaggagcagcagcaagttcaggagcaggag AGGGTCactgagctgactcccctcactGAGGAGGCAGATAGTCTTCAGTCAagggtggccgaggcccgtcAGGACGCCAACGAGGCTGAGACGACATTCGAGGCCTTGTCG gttgagaaggaaagggagctgaagctgggggctgaggagaagctcatggccatgGAGAAGAAGGTGAGCTTGGATGCTATGGTGGTCACTCGGCTAtgtaaggagcaggatgagctgctccaaaccatagAGAGGCTCCGCATGGAGCATGGCATGGCTCATGAGGAGCACGACCAGGCCTTCCATGAGCGTGACTAG